In Zingiber officinale cultivar Zhangliang chromosome 8B, Zo_v1.1, whole genome shotgun sequence, a single genomic region encodes these proteins:
- the LOC122014264 gene encoding transcription termination factor MTEF1, chloroplastic-like: MFHLHSLVRCHALLPSIQLRRLFFSTGASASSSVATASPDPHFLVEYLVNTCGFSTDDASKVSKSLPRFRSTEKADAVLGFLRSQGLDGANLRKLITWIPSLLGCDVQTILAPKFNCLHELGLSESDAVNVVMLHPMILSLSVQNTLLPRLKFWESLFGSRDILLRNLRRCNRFMSTSIENVVRPNLNFLRDECGIPEDRVSRVIRRHPGFIVHNPESLRALVDRAEGIGIPPKSKMFLWILDVLHGVSREKFQVQVKLLHSFGWSNSDFTAAFKQRPTFLCHSTEILQRKIEFFIKDVELKPSEIANHPIVLAFSLEKRLIPRFQLMKILKSEGLWTSKIKLHSFFSLPGPKFFQSFVLPYKDKLPKTCVL; encoded by the coding sequence ATGTTTCACCTTCACTCCCTAGTCCGCTGCCATGCTCTCCTTCCATCGATCCAACTCCGTCGTCTCTTCTTCTCCACCGGTGCTTCCGCCTCGTCCTCAGTCGCCACCGCTTCTCCCGATCCCCACTTCCTTGTCGAGTACCTCGTGAATACATGCGGCTTCTCCACCGACGATGCTTCCAAGGTCTCCAAGTCGCTCCCCCGTTTTCGGTCCACCGAGAAGGCCGACGCCGTTCTTGGATTTCTCAGATCTCAGGGCCTTGATGGCGCTAATCTCAGAAAGTTAATAACTTGGATACCATCATTGCTCGGCTGCGATGTGCAGACGATCCTAGCTCCGAAGTTCAATTGTTTGCACGAATTGGGGCTCTCTGAGTCTGACGCCGTCAATGTCGTTATGTTGCACCCCATGATTCTTTCCCTCAGCGTCCAGAACACGCTTCTCCCCAGATTGAAGTTTTGGGAAAGTTTATTTGGATCGAGGGACATTCTCCTCAGGAATCTCCGGCGCTGTAATAGGTTTATGAGCACCAGCATTGAGAATGTGGTACGCCCTAACTTGAACTTCTTACGGGATGAATGTGGTATTCCTGAAGACCGGGTTTCTCGTGTCATTAGAAGGCACCCCGGCTTCATCGTGCATAATCCTGAATCCCTCCGGGCTTTGGTTGATAGAGCAGAGGGGATTGGAATTCCCCCGAAATCTAAGATGTTCCTCTGGATCCTTGATGTGCTGCACGGGGTCAGCAGGGAAAAATTTCAGGTCCAAGTCAAGCTCTTGCACAGCTTTGGTTGGTCGAACTCGGATTTCACTGCTGCATTCAAGCAACGTCCAACCTTTCTATGTCATTCCACAGAAATATTGCAGAGGAAGATTGAATTTTTTATCAAGGATGTTGAACTTAAACCTTCTGAGATTGCTAACCACCCAATCGTTTTAGCATTTAGTTTGGAAAAGAGGTTAATTCCTCGATTTCAATTGATGAAGATATTGAAGTCTGAAGGGTTATGGACTTCAAAAATCAAGCTACATAGTTTTTTCTCATTGCCTGGTCCAAAATTCTTTCAGAGCTTTGTTCTCCCTTACAAAGATAAACTCCCCAAGACTTGTGTGCTGTAG
- the LOC122013407 gene encoding transcription termination factor MTERF15, mitochondrial-like: MLHIHSLVRGHALLPSIQFRRLFFSTGASATSSVATASPDPNFLVEYLMNACGFSADDASKVSKSFPRFRSAEKADAVLGFLRSQGIDGANLRKIISWKPGFLCRDVENSLAPKFKILRDMGLSESDIANAVLRHPILLYLDAQNALLPRLKVWESLFGSREILLRNLQSYNRFMSTSIENVVRPNLNFLRDECGIPEDRVSRVIKRHPGFIVQNPESLRALVDRAEGIGIPRESKMFLWILDVLHGVSREKFEVQVKLLHSFGWSNSDFTAAFKKRPAFLWHSTEVLQRKMEFFIKDVEIKPSEIANHPIVLAFSLEKRLIPRFQLMKILKSEGLWTSNIKLHNFFSSPDPKFLQSFVLPYKDKLPELAEVKGNNPNCKFI, translated from the coding sequence ATGCTTCATATTCACTCCCTAGTCCGCGGCCATGCGCTCCTTCCATCGATCCAATTCCGTCGCCTCTTCTTCTCCACCGGCGCTTCCGCCACCTCCTCAGTCGCCACCGCTTCTCCCGATCCCAACTTCCTGGTCGAGTACCTCATGAATGCATGCGGCTTCTCCGCCGACGATGCTTCCAAGGTCTCCAAGTCGTTCCCCCGTTTTCGGTCCGCCGAGAAGGCCGACGCCGTTCTTGGATTTCTCAGATCTCAGGGCATTGATGGAGCTAATCTCAGAAAGATAATATCTTGGAAGCCAGGATTTCTCTGCAGGGATGTGGAGAACAGTCTCGCtccaaagtttaaaattttgcgCGACATGGGCTTATCTGAGTCCGACATCGCCAATGCGGTTTTGCGGCATCCCATCCTTCTTTATCTCGACGCCCAGAACGCGCTTCTCCCCAGATTGAAGGTTTGGGAAAGTTTATTTGGATCGAGGGAGATCCTCCTCAGGAATCTCCAGAGCTATAATAGGTTTATGAGTACCAGCATTGAGAATGTGGTACGCCCTAACTTGAACTTCTTACGGGATGAATGTGGTATTCCTGAAGACCGGGTTTCTCGTGTCATTAAAAGGCACCCCGGCTTCATCGTGCAGAATCCTGAATCCCTCCGGGCTTTGGTAGATAGAGCTGAGGGGATTGGAATTCCCCGTGAATCCAAAATGTTCCTTTGGATCCTTGATGTGCTGCACGGGGTCAGCAGGGAAAAATTTGAGGTCCAAGTCAAGCTCTTGCACAGCTTTGGTTGGTCAAACTCGGATTTCACTGCTGCATTCAAGAAACGTCCAGCCTTTTTATGGCATTCCACAGAAGTATTGCAGAGGAAGATGGAATTTTTTATCAAGGATGTTGAAATTAAACCTTCTGAGATTGCTAACCACCCAATCGTTTTGGCATTTAGTTTGGAAAAGAGGTTAATTCCTCGGTTTCAATTGATGAAGATATTGAAATCTGAAGGGTTATGGACTTCAAACATCAAGCTACACAACTTTTTCTCATCGCCGGATCCAAAATTCTTGCAGAGCTTTGTTCTCCCTTACAAAGATAAACTCCCCGAACTTGCTGAAGTGAAGGGGAATAATCCAAACTGCAAATTTATTTGA
- the LOC122014167 gene encoding transcription termination factor MTERF15, mitochondrial-like, with translation MLPLHSLFRCRALLPSIQLRRVFFSTGASASSSVATASPDPHFLVEYLVNTCGFTADDASKVFKSRPRFRSAEKADAVLGFLKSQGLDGANLRKLITWKPSLFGWDVETNLAPKFKFLRDMGFSESEAVNVVMLHPTILSLSIQNTLLPKLKFWESLFGSKEILLKNLRRGNRFIGNSIENVVRPNLNFLRDECGIPEDRVSLAIKRHPSFIVLNPDTFRALVDRADGLGVPRGSRMFLWILYVLHAVSREKFEAQVKLMKSFGWSNSDFSTAIMKYPKFLSLSIESLQRKMEFLVKDVGIAPSDIAYHPTPLGLSLEKRLIPRFRVMEILKSEGLWTSRNKIHGFLSSSGPKFLQKYVLPYQDMHPKLLEVLSCDV, from the coding sequence ATGCTGCCCCTTCACTCCCTATTCCGCTGCCGTGCGCTCCTTCCATCGATCCAACTCCGTCGCGTCTTCTTCTCCACCGGCGCTTCCGCATCCTCCTCAGTCGCTACCGCTTCTCCCGATCCTCACTTCCTTGTCGAGTACCTCGTGAATACATGCGGGTTCACCGCCGACGATGCTTCCAAGGTCTTCAAGTCGCGCCCCCGTTTTCGGTCCGCCGAGAAGGCTGACGCCGTTCTTGGATTTCTCAAATCTCAGGGCCTTGATGGCGCGAATCTCAGAAAGCTAATAACTTGGAAGCCAAGTTTGTTCGGCTGGGATGTGGAGACGAACCTCGCTCCAAAGTTCAAATTTTTGCGCGACATGGGGTTCTCTGAGTCCGAGGCCGTCAATGTCGTTATGCTGCACCCCACCATTCTTTCCCTCAGCATCCAGAACACGCTTCTCCCCAAATTGAAGTTTTGGGAAAGTCTTTTTGGATCCAAGGAGATCCTCCTCAAGAATCTCCGGAGGGGTAACAGGTTTATAGGCAACAGCATTGAGAATGTGGTACGCCCGAACTTGAACTTTTTACGGGATGAATGTGGTATTCCTGAAGACCGAGTTTCTCTTGCCATTAAAAGGCACCCCAGTTTCATCGTGCTGAACCCAGATACCTTCCGGGCTCTGGTCGATAGAGCTGACGGGCTTGGAGTTCCCCGGGGATCTAGAATGTTCCTCTggatcctttatgtgctgcacgCGGTCAGCAGGGAAAAATTTGAAGCCCAAGTAAAGCTCATGAAAAGTTTTGGTTGGTCGAACTCCGATTTCAGTACTGCAATCATGAAATATCCAAAATTTTTAAGCCTTTCCATAGAATCGTTGCAGAGAAAGATGGAATTTTTGGTCAAGGATGTTGGGATTGCACCTTCAGACATTGCTTACCACCCGACGCCTTTAGGATTAAGTTTGGAAAAGAGGTTAATTCCTcgatttcgtgtgatggagatATTGAAATCTGAAGGGTTATGGACGTCAAGAAACAAGATACATGGATTTTTATCATCATCTGGTCCAAAATTTTTGCAGAAGTATGTGCTCCCTTACCAAGATATGCACCCCAAACTTCTTGAAGTTTTGTCTTGTGACGTGTAG